The Bacillota bacterium LX-D genome includes a window with the following:
- the trxB gene encoding thioredoxin-disulfide reductase, with the protein MDFSKIKNIAVVGISKDEKKPSHFVAKYMQEAGYRIIPVNPTIDEVLGEKSYPDLLHISSEIKIDVVDIFRRAEDVGPIVDQAIARKVPVIWMQQGIVNEEAAGKARGQGIEVVMDRCLKVAHKEYAMENSANQHAVYDLIILGGGPAGLTAGMYGARGGLKTMLLEMGMPGGQATNTERIENYPGFPEGISGMELMQRFMEQSQKFALEIKMALIKKTDLKSNPKRIVTDVGEFLAKAVIIASGARPKKLFVPGEEKFQGFGVSYCATCDGAFFKDKKVMVVGGGNSALEEAAFLTKFAREVIIVHRRNQFRATHLIQMRTRENPKLSYKFDTVIEEILGDNKVEKVRMKNVKTGLVTEENTDGVFIFIGTEPNTGFLQNQVKLDEFGYVVVDSNLNCSLPGVFAAGDVRQKSLRQVSTAVGDGAVAAVSAEKYLAGLE; encoded by the coding sequence ATGGATTTTTCTAAAATTAAAAATATAGCAGTTGTTGGAATTTCAAAAGATGAAAAAAAACCATCCCATTTTGTGGCTAAATATATGCAAGAGGCTGGCTATAGGATTATTCCTGTTAATCCTACCATTGACGAAGTCTTAGGGGAAAAAAGCTATCCAGACCTTCTACATATTTCCTCAGAAATAAAAATAGATGTAGTTGATATTTTTCGCAGAGCAGAAGATGTTGGACCCATTGTAGATCAAGCTATTGCCCGTAAAGTTCCGGTTATATGGATGCAGCAGGGTATAGTTAATGAAGAAGCTGCCGGAAAAGCACGGGGCCAAGGTATAGAAGTTGTTATGGACCGCTGCTTAAAGGTGGCACACAAGGAGTATGCTATGGAGAATTCGGCCAATCAGCATGCTGTCTATGATTTAATTATTTTAGGAGGCGGACCTGCAGGGCTAACGGCTGGAATGTATGGGGCCCGTGGAGGTTTAAAGACCATGCTTTTAGAAATGGGTATGCCCGGGGGGCAGGCGACAAATACGGAGCGGATTGAAAACTATCCAGGTTTTCCCGAGGGTATTTCAGGCATGGAACTAATGCAAAGATTTATGGAACAGTCCCAAAAATTTGCTTTAGAAATTAAAATGGCGTTGATTAAAAAGACTGATTTAAAAAGCAATCCCAAAAGAATAGTAACAGACGTGGGAGAATTTTTGGCTAAAGCGGTGATTATAGCCAGCGGGGCGAGGCCCAAAAAGCTTTTCGTCCCCGGTGAAGAAAAATTTCAAGGTTTTGGGGTCTCTTATTGCGCTACTTGTGACGGAGCCTTTTTTAAAGACAAAAAAGTTATGGTTGTAGGCGGAGGAAATTCTGCCTTAGAGGAAGCCGCCTTTTTAACTAAATTTGCTCGAGAAGTTATTATTGTCCATCGCCGGAACCAATTTAGGGCTACTCATCTAATTCAAATGAGAACCCGGGAAAATCCAAAATTAAGCTATAAATTTGACACTGTAATTGAAGAAATTTTAGGTGACAATAAAGTAGAAAAAGTAAGAATGAAGAACGTCAAAACAGGCTTAGTCACAGAAGAAAATACTGATGGAGTTTTTATCTTTATCGGTACAGAGCCTAATACGGGTTTTTTGCAAAATCAAGTTAAGCTAGATGAGTTTGGCTATGTAGTTGTTGATAGCAACTTGAACTGCTCTTTGCCTGGGGTTTTTGCTGCTGGGGATGTTCGCCAAAAATCTTTGCGGCAAGTCAGTACAGCTGTAGGCGATGGGGCCGTTGCTGCTGTTAGTGCGGAAAAATATTTAGCTGGCCTAGAATAA
- a CDS encoding heavy metal translocating P-type ATPase, which translates to MPEAAVKKEQVKTVLTISGMSCAACAGRIEKKLNSLPEVSEANVNLAVERATVVHDPTQLSVEDIQKVIVDLGYGAEEFKEQVREIKEDKTEYRGQKIRFFTAAALSIPLLLTMAAHMLRLSWYPEPLMHPFTQFVLATPVQLGVGWQFYRNAYKSLKSGSANMDVLVAMGTSAAYLYSVYNTFFTSGPLYYETSAILITLIILGKMLEARAKGRTSEAIKKLIGLQPKTARVIRAEQEIDVPISEVLAGDVVVVRPGERIPVDGVVVEGNSAVDEAMLTGESIPVDKKPGDEVIGGTINKYGSFKFEATKVGQKTALAQIIRIVEEAQSSKAPIQRIADRISGFFVPVVIAIALLTFAVWYFWLAPGNFAQALTNFTAVLVIACPCALGLATPTSIMVGTGRGAETGILFKGGEYLEKAHGMTAIVLDKTGTITKGEPELTDIVALNNLPQEELLKLAAAAEKNSEHPLGQAVVKKAAELNLTYPSPEEFTAVPGHGVKAKIAGQTILAGNRKLLQDHNQEMQQYQKVAQELEKEGKTAVLLSINGEAAGVLGIADTVKEHSKEAIAALQKLGIEVWMLTGDNQRTAENIAQQVGITKIIAEVLPEEKADKIQKLKAQGKVVGMVGDGINDAPALVSADLGMAIGTGSDVAVEAADITLMKGDLRSIPQAIALSRATMANIKQNLFWALIYNIIGIPISAAGFLSPILAGGAMAFSSVSVVTNALRLRNWKYKA; encoded by the coding sequence ATGCCAGAAGCTGCTGTAAAAAAAGAACAGGTAAAAACGGTTTTAACTATCTCGGGAATGTCTTGTGCTGCTTGTGCCGGCAGAATTGAAAAAAAATTAAATAGTTTACCTGAGGTAAGTGAAGCTAACGTTAATTTGGCCGTGGAAAGAGCTACTGTTGTCCATGATCCTACTCAGCTTAGCGTAGAAGATATTCAAAAAGTAATTGTTGATTTAGGTTATGGAGCAGAGGAATTTAAGGAGCAGGTACGGGAAATAAAGGAGGATAAAACTGAGTATAGAGGGCAAAAAATTCGCTTTTTTACTGCTGCAGCATTGTCCATTCCTTTGCTGCTGACTATGGCCGCCCATATGCTGCGTTTAAGTTGGTATCCTGAACCATTAATGCATCCTTTTACCCAATTTGTTTTAGCCACTCCCGTCCAGTTAGGAGTTGGCTGGCAGTTTTACCGCAATGCCTATAAATCCCTAAAAAGCGGCAGCGCCAATATGGATGTGCTAGTTGCTATGGGTACTTCAGCTGCCTATCTTTATAGCGTTTATAACACATTTTTTACGTCTGGTCCCTTATACTATGAAACTTCCGCAATTTTAATTACTTTAATTATCTTAGGAAAGATGCTGGAAGCAAGGGCCAAGGGTAGGACTTCTGAGGCTATTAAAAAACTTATTGGACTCCAGCCTAAAACGGCGAGAGTAATTAGAGCAGAGCAGGAAATTGATGTGCCAATTAGTGAAGTTTTAGCAGGTGATGTGGTAGTAGTCCGTCCAGGGGAAAGAATCCCTGTTGATGGAGTTGTTGTCGAAGGAAATTCAGCTGTGGATGAAGCTATGCTTACAGGGGAAAGTATTCCTGTAGATAAAAAGCCTGGAGATGAAGTAATTGGTGGCACCATTAATAAATATGGATCCTTTAAATTTGAAGCAACTAAAGTTGGGCAAAAAACAGCACTAGCTCAAATTATTCGCATTGTAGAAGAAGCCCAAAGCTCAAAAGCACCTATTCAGCGTATTGCTGACCGCATTTCTGGTTTTTTTGTGCCAGTTGTCATTGCCATAGCCCTTTTAACTTTTGCTGTCTGGTATTTTTGGTTAGCTCCAGGAAACTTTGCCCAAGCTTTAACTAACTTTACAGCGGTGCTGGTCATTGCTTGTCCCTGTGCTTTAGGTCTGGCCACACCAACCTCAATTATGGTAGGTACAGGCAGGGGAGCGGAAACAGGCATATTATTTAAAGGCGGAGAGTATTTAGAAAAAGCACATGGAATGACCGCTATTGTTCTAGATAAAACAGGAACAATTACAAAGGGCGAGCCGGAACTAACGGATATTGTAGCTCTAAACAATTTGCCTCAGGAGGAGCTGTTAAAACTAGCTGCTGCTGCTGAAAAAAATTCCGAGCACCCCTTAGGGCAAGCAGTAGTTAAAAAGGCTGCAGAATTAAATCTTACTTATCCCTCACCAGAGGAATTTACAGCAGTTCCCGGACATGGCGTAAAAGCTAAAATTGCCGGGCAAACTATCCTTGCGGGGAATCGCAAGTTATTACAGGATCATAACCAGGAAATGCAGCAGTACCAAAAGGTAGCACAAGAGCTAGAAAAGGAAGGAAAAACAGCTGTTTTGCTAAGCATCAATGGAGAGGCAGCAGGAGTTTTGGGAATTGCCGATACGGTGAAAGAACATTCCAAAGAAGCCATAGCAGCTTTACAAAAACTAGGCATTGAGGTTTGGATGCTGACTGGTGACAATCAGAGGACAGCTGAAAATATAGCTCAGCAAGTAGGCATAACAAAAATTATTGCCGAAGTATTGCCGGAGGAAAAGGCAGATAAAATTCAAAAACTTAAAGCTCAAGGCAAGGTTGTTGGCATGGTAGGCGATGGAATCAATGATGCTCCTGCCTTAGTTAGTGCCGATTTAGGTATGGCCATTGGCACAGGCAGTGATGTAGCTGTAGAGGCGGCAGATATTACACTTATGAAAGGTGATTTGCGCAGTATTCCTCAGGCCATAGCTTTAAGCAGAGCGACTATGGCCAACATTAAGCAAAACTTGTTCTGGGCACTAATTTATAATATTATTGGGATTCCTATTTCGGCTGCCGGTTTTTTATCTCCTATTTTGGCTGGGGGAGCTATGGCTTTTAGTTCTGTTTCCGTAGTAA